A genomic window from Henningerozyma blattae CBS 6284 chromosome 3, complete genome includes:
- the MTG2 gene encoding putative GTPase MTG2 (similar to Saccharomyces cerevisiae MTG2 (YHR168W); ancestral locus Anc_5.70), with the protein MNFRLLLLKRSYSVKIPTNAPTVSENEQWLNHLTQLAKYKRRDNNGHSRLNQFRSSKSLINVPYEIQPIDEAKDYITVKSPIENFTSMRYLQSPNSSTHHSSEQGNFVDLKIIRCKSGKGGDGAVSFFRDAGRAIGPPDGGDGGDGGSVYIRAATGINSLSNIKTTYFAGSGSNGTSKQLDGQRGKDIMITVPTGTIVRWCVDPKQVRDLIKKSNDSTSIQSILHEKKVSLECTSEIDRDDGEIPSSIQLFRDNKEPGDGWIFKESDKEYHLGKEWFQKLNKKVKLYDAMLFDEELANDRFPWLGLDLSVPTEEPICLLKGGKGGLGNMHFLTDMIRNPKFALIGRQELESSFLLELKSLADIGLIGFPNAGKSTILNKISNAKPRIGHWKFTTLVPTIGTISTAIGEPSFTVADIPGIIEGASDNKGMGLEFIRHIERSKGWVFVVGLDSKDPLNDLKILMEELGGAEKIKSKNILVVCNKADLTISKLDPTEKFVPINNFCKENGWECLPISALNEENIDILKIKMKQCISKDSKL; encoded by the coding sequence ATGAACTTTAgactactactactaaaGAGATCTTACTCGGTAAAAATACCAACCAATGCTCCAACAGTCTCAGAAAATGAACAGTGGTTAAATCATCTAACACAATTGgctaaatataaaagaagaGATAATAATGGTCATTCAAGATTAAATCAGTTTAGAAGTTCTAAATCCTTAATAAATGTGCCTTATGAAATCCAACCAATTGATGAAGCAAAGGATTATATAACTGTTAAATCGCCTATAGAAAACTTCACTTCAATGAGGTATCTACAATCACCAAATTCTTCAACCCATCATTCGTCAGAACAAGGAAATTTTGtagatttgaaaattattcGATGTAAAAGTGGAAAAGGTGGAGATGGTGCTGTCTCATTCTTTAGAGATGCAGGTAGAGCTATTGGTCCACCGGATGGTGGTGATGGCGGTGATGGTGGAAGTGTCTATATCCGTGCTGCTACTGGCATCAATTCGTTATCGAATATAAAGACAACATATTTTGCGGGGTCGGGTAGTAATGGTACTAGTAAACAACTAGATGGCCAAAGGGGGAAAGACATTATGATAACGGTACCCACTGGTACAATCGTACGTTGGTGTGTCGATCCAAAGCAAGTTCGTGACTTGATAAAAAAGAGTAATGACAGTACTTCCATACAATCAATATTacatgaaaaaaaagttagtCTAGAATGCACTTCAGAAATTGATAGAGATGATGGTGAAATCCCATCAAGTATTCAATTGTTTAGAGATAATAAAGAACCAGGTGATGGCTGGATTTTTAAAGAGAGCGATAAAGAATATCATTTGGGTAAAGAATggtttcaaaaattaaataaaaaagtaaaattatATGACGCTATGTTATTTGATGAGGAATTGGCAAATGATAGATTTCCTTGGTTGGGTTTAGATCTTAGTGTTCCAACAGAGGAGCCAATCTGTTTACTAAAGGGAGGAAAGGGGGGTTTAGGGAATATGCATTTTTTAACAGATATGATTAGAAATCCAAAGTTCGCTTTGATCGGAAGACAAGAATTAGAGAGTTCGTTTTTACTggaattaaaatctttGGCAGATATTGGTCTTATCGGTTTCCCAAATGCAGGTAAATCAACTatcttaaataaaatttctaatGCAAAACCAAGAATTGGTCATTGGAAATTTACTACGTTGGTCCCAACAATCGGAACAATTTCTACTGCTATTGGTGAGCCCAGCTTTACAGTTGCTGATATTCCAGGGATAATTGAAGGTGCATCAGATAATAAAGGTATGGGCTTGGAATTCATCCGTCATATCGAGCGTTCTAAAGGATGGGTATTTGTTGTTGGATTAGATAGTAAAGACCCGttgaatgatttaaaaattcttatGGAGGAGCTTGGAGGTGCTGAAAAGATTAagtcaaaaaatattttggttGTTTGCAACAAAGCTGACTTAACAATCTCAAAATTAGATCCAACCGAAAAATTTGTTcctattaataatttctgcAAAGAAAATGGATGGGAGTGTTTGCCAATCAGTGCcttaaatgaagaaaacaTTGACAttcttaaaattaaaatgaaaCAATGTATTAGTAAGGACTCAAaattatag